The DNA window ACGAGGTGTGCCGGCACTTCGACCTCCCGGTCGCCGATGCGGTGTTCGGACGCCGGGATGGCCTGACCGGGACGCGGTACGCGCAGGCAGGTCTGTTCGCCGTCGAGGTCGCGCTGTACCGCCTCGTGGAGCGCTGGGGGATCCGAGCGGACTTCGTGGCGGGGCACTCCGTGGGGGAGCTTGCCGCTGCCCACGTGGCCGGGGTGCTCTCGCTGGCCGACGCGTGCGAACTCGTCACGGCCCGTGGCCGGTTGATGGACGGGTTGCCGCCCGGCGGGGCGATGATCGCGGTGGAGGCGACCGAGGCGGAACTTCGCGCGCAGCTGGAAGAGCACTCCGATAAGGTTTCGATCGCCGCGGTCAACGCCCCGGACAGCACCGTGGTTTCCGGTCTCGCCGAAGCGGTCGAAGCGATCGCGAGCCACTGGACGGCGTTGGGAAGGCGCAGCAAGCGGTTGCCTGTGTCGCACGGATTCCACTCGCCGCTCGTGGAGCCGGTGCTGGCCGAGTTCCGGCGCGCCGCGGAGCGGATCACCTATGCGGAGCCGCGGATCCCCGTGGTCTCCACGATGACCGGGGCGGTGGTCCGGGGCGAGGAGCTCCGCTCACCCGAGTACTGGGCAGCGCAGATCCGTTCGACGGTCCGGTTCGCCGACGCCGTGCACGCCATGCGAGAGGAGGGGGTCGCCACGTTCGTCGAACTCGGGCCGGACGGATCCCTGTCCGCGCTCGTGCAGCGGTGCGCCGACGACGTGGCCGCTTTGCCGATCCTGCGGCCAGACCGGAACGAGTGCGTTTCCGCGTCCTCCGCGCTGGCGCAGCTGTACACCCGCGGCGTCGACGTCGACTGGCCGGAAGTTCTCGGGCGGCAGGCGGCACCGCCGATGGACCTGCCGACTTACCCGTTCCAGCGCAGCCGCTACTGGCTGGCCGCGTCTTCGGCCGGCTCAACCGGTCCGCGCGGGCTCGACCCGGTCGAGCACCCGCTGCTCACCGCGACGCTCCCGTTGCCGGGCACCGGTGGCCTCGTCCTGACGGGAGAGGTGTCGACAGCGGCGCAGGACTGGCTGGGCGATCACGGCGTCCTCGGTTCGATCCTCTTTCCTGGCACCGGATTTCTCGAGCTGGCGCTCGAAGCGGCCGACCGGGTGGGCTGCGAGCGGATCGAGGAGCTGACGCTGGAGCACGCACTCGTGGTGCCCGCGTCCGGACCGGTCCTGATCCAGGTCGCGGTCGCCGCACCGGACGAGGCGGGCACGCGGGAGATCACGATTCATTCCCGCGCCGCCGAGACCGAATGGGTCAGGCACGCCAGGGGCGTGCTCTCCCGCGACGAGGTCGTTCTCGACGGGCTCGGCGCATGGCCGCCCGCGGGTGCCGACGAAGTCCCGGTGACGGAGTTCTACGACCGCAGCGCGGATATCGGGTTCGAGTACGGTCCCGCGTTCCGCGGGCTGCGGCGGGCTTGGCGCCATGGCGGCGACGTGTACGCGGAGGTGCGGCCCGAGCTGACCGGCGCCGACGAGTACGGCATCCATCCGGGGCTGTTCGACTCGGCACTGCACGCGATGGGGCTGGGCCCGTTCGTACCGACGGGGGAGCACGCGGACAGGCCACATCTTCCGTTCGCCTGCCGCGGCGTCTCGTTGCGCGCGGCAGGCGCGGCGGGGTTGCGGGTCAGGGTGTCGCCAGCGGGCCGGGACAGCATCTCGGTGCTCGCGGTGAACGAAGCGGATCAGCCGGTGCTGGCGATCGAATCGCTCAGCCTGCGGCCGGCACCCGAGCAGCGGGCCGGCTCCACCGGCGCCTCCCTGCACCACGTCCGGTGGGTGCCGGCGGAACCCTCGGACGAGGGCAGGCGGACGGCACTGGGCGAAGCGGGCACCACCGAGTGGTGCGACGAGCTCGCGCGGTTGGTGAGCCGCGTCGAGGCCGGTGCCCTTGCCCCGGATCTGGTGCTGGCCGGGCTGTCGGCGTCGGCGCCGGACCTAGCCCTCGCGGAGCGGGCGTACGAGAGCACGGAGCGGGCGCTTTCCGCGGTGCAACGCTTCCTGTCCGAGGACGCCTTGGCGGACAGCAGGCTGGTCGTGTGCACGCGGCGCGCCGTCGCGGTCGGCGACGAAGACGTGGAACCGGGACTCGCCGCTGCGTGGGGCCTGCTGCGCTCGGCACAGGCCGAACACCCCGGCCGAATCGTGCTGGTGGACGACGATGGCTCCGCCGCGGTACCGGAGATCGCGCTCGCCGCGAACGAACCGCAGCTGGCCGTCCGGTCCGGGCGGGTGCTGGTGCCGCGGCTCGTCCGCGCCGAAGCCGCGCGGTCGGAGACGGTGTGGCCGGGCACGGTCCTGGTGACCGGGGCAAGCGGTCTGCTCGGCGGGCTGGTCGCGCGGGAACTGGTGGTCCGGCATCGCGCGCGCAGGCTGCTGTTGGTGAGCAGGCGGGGAGCGGACGCCGCCGGGATCACCGAGCTGGCGGCCGAGCTGACCGGGCATGGCGCCGAGATCGAGATCGCGGCTTGCGACGTCGCCGATCGGACGGCCGTGGCACGGCTGCTCGACGGCATTCCCGGCCGGCACCCGCTGAGCGCCGTGGTGCATGCCGCCGGGGTGCTGGACGACGGCGTGTTGTCCGCGCTGACCCCGGACCGGTTGCGGAGCGCGATGCGGGTCAAGGTGGCCGGTGCGGTCAACCTGCACGAGCTGACCGCCGGTCTCGACGCGTTCGTGCTCTTCTCCTCGTCCGCGGGAACCCTCGGTGCGCCGGGACAAGGGAACTACGCGGCGGCCAACGCGTTCCTGGACGCGCTCGTCCAGGTGCGGCGGAGGAGGGGCCTGCCAGGGCACGCCCTGGCCTGGGGCCCGTGGCAGGGGACGGGCGGCATGACCGAAGGGCTCGCCGCGGCCGACGTGAATCGCTTGGCCCGCAGCGGATTCGTGCCGATGACCGCCGCGGAAGGGCTCGCACTCTTCGACGCCGCGATCGCCGGGAGCGCGGCCGCGGTGGTTCCGGCCAAAGTGGACACTTCGGTGCTGCGCGCGAGGGACGACCTGCCACCGGTGTTGCGGGGTCTCGTGGACACGCCGGTCCGGCGCCGACCCGCCGCCGTCGTCCCCGCCGAGCTCCGGCTGCGCGAACTGCCCGCCGCCGAACGCGGTGCCGTGCTGCTGGACCTGGTGCGCACCGAGGCCGCCACGGTACTGGGCCGGCCCGAAGCGAGCGAGGTCCGGGCCGACCGGGACTTCAAGGAACTCGGCTTCGACTCGCTCACCGCGGTGGACCTGCGCAATCGGCTCAACGCCGCCACCGGCCTTCGATTGCGCGCCACCTTGGTGTTCGACTACCCGACACCCGCCGCCCTGGTCGGCCACCTGGAATCGGTGCTGGCGCCGGCGGACTCCGGCGCGCTCGGCGAGCTCGACCGGCTCGAGACGGCGGTGCTGTCCCCTGACCTCGATCCCGGAGCGCTGGCGACCGTGGCGAACCGGTTGCGGGTCCTGCTCGGCAAGATCGCCGGGCCCTCCGGTGACCGGGACGTGGACGACCTCGAGAACGTCACCGCGGACGGGCTGATGAGCCTGATCGACAGCGAGTTCGGCGAATGAAGCCCAGACTGAGAGGTTGGCCGAGATCATGATCATCTCCCGGCGGGGCCCGATCCTGTTCGCCAGCGAAGCCCACGCGGGACCCATCACCCCGCTGCTGGCCATCGCGGGAGAACTCGGCTCGCGGGGCGGTGCGGGCCTCTGGTTCGCTTCCACGGACGACCGCGAAGCCGACGTCGAACGGCTCCCCGGCGTGGGATTCGCCTCGCTCGGCGAGCCCCGTCCCGACCTGTCGCCGGCGAATTGGGACGACGCCACCTACAACCGGGTGAACTCCGCTTCGCGGCTGGGCAGTTTCGCCGCGTTTCTCCGCCAGTTCTTCGATCCGGCGCACGTGCTGGGGATGTACCAGCGGGCGCTGGCCCTGATCGACGAGATCGAGCCGTCGCTGATGGTGATCGATTCGAACTGCGTCGGCGCCATGGACGCGGCGATGACCAGGGGTGTGCCGTACGTAATGAACTCCGCGCCGCACGTGAGCCACCTGTATCCGGAACGGTTGCCGAGGCACTTCCCCGCGGTGCACTCCGGGTTGCCGTTGCCGATGACTCCCGGGCAACGGCTGGTCAACTCGACGTTCAAGGTGCTGCGGCTGGGTGTGCTGCTCAATCCCGCCACCATCGGGGACAGTGTCCGCTACGTGCGTCGGCGCCGGGCGCTGGGACTGCGCAATCCCTCCGGATTGAGCTCCCGGTTCGCCGACTCCGCGGCCGCGGTCATCGGGAACACCTTGTTCGGCATCGAGTACCCCTTTCCGGTGCCGGACAACGTGCGCATGCTCGGCCCGATGGTGCCCAGCGGGGGCGCGGGGCTGGCGTCCCACCCCGGTCTGGCCGGCTGGCTCGCCGAGCGGTCTCCGGTGGTCTACGTCGGCTTCGGCACGACCATGCGGCTGTCCCCGGCGGGGTTGGCGAAGGTGCTCGGCACCATGGCCGCCTTCCGGGGCCGGTACCGGTTCCTGTGGAGCTTGAACGCGGCGCAGCAGAGCCTCCTGCCGGAGGCACCGCCGGACAACGTCCGGCTGGCGACCTGGGTGCCGCAGACCGAGGTGCTGGCCCATCCGAACGTCATGGCGTTCTGGACGCACGGAGGTTACGGCGCCAACCACGGTCTGCACTTCGGCAAACCGCTGCTGGTCACCCCGGATTCGTGGGAGACGCGCGACTTCGGGGTTCGGTTCGCCAACAGCGGGGCCGCGCTACTGGTCGACAACATCCGGCGGGTGCCGCCTGCCGAGCTGACGGCACGGCTGGATCGGCTGCTCACCGAAGACGGTTTCCGGTCGCGCGCCGAGTACTGGCAGCGGCGCTTCGAGGCGGCCGGCGGAGTGACCGCGGCCGCCGATCTGGTGCTGGAACACGCCTGAACCGGTGTCAGCGCGGTGGTAGCCGACTGCAAGACCGGCTCGGGCAGGTTGGAGCCTTGGCCCCGACGTACCTTCGAGGAGCTGGTGTCCAATGTCCGAAGAGGCCAGGCTTCGGGAGTACCTGCGGCGTGCGGTCGCCGACGCGAGCTCACTCCAGCAGCGGTTGCGCGCGGCCGAGGAAAAGACCGGTGAACCCGTCGCCATCGTGGGCATGTCCTGCCGGTACCCGGGGGACGTGCGGACGCCCGGTGATCTGTGGCGCCTGCTCGTCGACGAGGTGGACGCGGTCTCGGACTTCCCCGCCGACCGCGGCTGGGCGGAGCTGACCGATCCGGCTGGCGCCGAATTCGCCCGCGTCGGTGGTTTCCTGCACGACGCGCCCGACTTCGATCCCGGGTTCTTCGGTATATCCCCGCGCGAGGCGTTCGCGATGGATCCGCAGCAGCGACTGCTGCTGGAGGTCGCGTGGGAGGCGTTCGAAGACGCCCGCATCCCGCCCTCGACCGTGCGCGGCGGACGCTGCGGCGTGTTCACCGGAGTGATCTACCACGACTACATCGCCCGGCTGGGCCGAATCCCGGCCAGCATCGCCGGTTTCCTCGGCACGGGTGGTGCGGGCAGCATCATGTCCGGCCGGATCGCCTACACGCTGGGGCTGGAAGGCCCCGCGATCACCGTGGACACCGCGTGCTCCTCGTCGTTGTCCGCGCTGCACTGGGGAGCGCAGGCGCTGCGGCTCGGCGAATGCGATCTCGCGCTCGCCGGCGGCGCCACGGTCATGGCGACCCCGACCACGTTCCTGGAGTTCGCGCGCCAGGGCGGGATGGCCGCCGACGGCCGGTGCAAGGCGTTCGCGGCCGCCGCCGACGGGACGAGTTGGGCCGAGGGAGCCGGGCTGCTGCTCCTGGAGCGGCTGTCGGACGCGCGGCGCAACGGGCACCGGGTGCTGGCGGTGGTGCGGGGCAGCGCGGTGAACTCCGATGGCGCGTCCAACGGGCTGACCGCGCCGAACGGCCCGGCGCAGGAACGGGTCATCCGGGCGGCACTGGCGAACGCGCGGCTCTCGGTGTCCGATGTGGACGTCGTGGAGGCGCACGGGACCGGGACGCGGCTGGGCGATCCGATCGAGGCGGGTGCCTTGCTGGCCACCTACGGGCAGGGCCGTGAGCGGCCGTTGTGGCTGGGTTCGGTCAAGTCCAACCTCGCGCACACCCAGGCCGCGGCGGGCGTCGCCGGGGTGATCAAGATGGTGATGGCGATGCGGCACGGGGTGCTGCCGAAGACCCTGCACGTCGACGAGCCCAGTCCACACGTGGACTGGTCGTCGGGCGCCGTGGAACTGCTGACCGAGCGCCGCGACTGGGCGACCGGCGGAGATCCTCGTCGCGCGGGTGTGTCCTCGTTCGGGTTCAGCGGCACCAACGTGCACGTGATCCTGGAACAGTCCGGGCCGCGGGACGGGCCCGATCCCGTCGAGCCGACGGAAATGCCGCTGGTGCCGTGCGTGGTGTCCGGGCACACCGCCTCCGCGCTGCGAGCGCAGGCGGACCGGCTCCTCGCCACCTGCGGCACCGGCACCAGCCACCTCGATCTCGGCTGGTCGCTGACCGCCACCCGGGACGCACTGGCGCACCGGGCGGTGGTGCTCGCGACCGATGCCGAGGACGTGCTGACCGGTTTGGCCGCGGTATCCGCAGGCACGGACTGCGAGCATGTCGTACGGGATGTCGCCCGTCCTGGTCCGCTCGCGGTGTTGCTGTCCGGCCAAGGTTCGCAACGACCGGGCATGGGACGGGAGCTCCACGAGGCGCTGCCGGTGTTCGCGGCGAAGTTCGACGAGGTGTGCGCCGAGTTCGATCCGCTGATCGGTGCCTCGCTCCGCGAGATCGCGTTCGCCGAGGACAGCGAGCTGTTGTCGCGTACCGAATACGCGCAACCCGCGCTGTTCGCGTTCGAGGTCGCGCTGTTCGCCGTGCTGGTGAGCTGGGGAGTGCGCCCCGACTTCCTGCTCGGGCACTCGCTGGGCGAACTCGTCGCCGCGCACCTGGCGGGGGTGCTGTCGTTGCGGGACGCCTGTGCCGTAGTCGCGGCCAGGGGCCGGCTGATGCAGTCCCTGCGCGGTGGCGCGATGCTCGCCGTTGAGGCCACCGAAGACGAGGTGCGGGCGGTACTGGCCCGCTGGGAGCACGCGGCGGGCATCGCGGCGGTGAACGGTCCCGACGCTGTCGTGGTTTCCGGGACCGAGGCGGCGGTGCTCGCGGTGGCCGGCGAGTTCCAGGACCGCCGGACCAAGCGGCTCGCGGTGGAGCACGCCTTCCACTCCCCGATGATGGAGCCCATGCTCGGCGCTTTCCGGGCCGTGTTGGACGGTGTCGCCTTCCACCCGCCGGGGATCACGATCGTGTCCAATCGCTCCGGGAAGCCCGCCACGGCGGCGGATCTGTGCTCCGCCGAGTACTGGGTGCGGCACGTCCGTGAGACCGTGCGCTTCGGCGATGGCGTGCGGTTCCTGATGGGCGCTGGAGTGCGCACCATGGCCGAGATCGGTCCGGAGCCGGCCCTGTCGGTGATGGTGCCGGACGACTTGGCGATCCCGTTGGGGCGCGGCGGTCGCCCCGAGCCGGTCACGGTGGTCACCGGGCTCGCCAGGATGCACGCCCGAGGGGTGGCGCTGGACGGCGCGGCACTGTTCGCCGGGAGCGGAGCCCGCGATGTCGAGCTGCCCCGGTACGCGTTCGAGCGGCAGCGCTACTGGCTGGAATCCGCCGGGCACGGCGGCGACGCGACCGGGCTGGGACAGCGATCGATCGACCACCCGGTGCTGTCCGCCGCGCTGTCCCTGCCGGATTCCGGCGGTGTCGTGCTCACCGGCCTGCTGTCCGCGTCGCAGCACGACTGGCTCGCCGGGCACGCGGTGTTCCCCGGCGCCGGTTTCGTCGACCTGGTCGTGCGGGCGGGAGACGAGACGGGATGCGCCAGGGTCGAGGAGCTGACCCTGCTCGACCCGTTGCCGCTCGCGACGCCGGTCCGGATCCAGGTGCGCGTGGCAGGGGCCGACGACACCGGCCGCCACGGCGTGAGCGTGCACGCCACGAGCACTGACGAGTGGACCTGTCACGCACGGGGTGTGCTGAGCCGGGAGGCGGTACCCGCCACGGAGATCGGGGACGGCGAGCAAGGTACCGACATCGCGCTCGCCGAGGCGGCGGGCGAGCTGGTTCACCGGTACCGGCTGCACCCGGACCTGCTGACCCGGGCGTTGCACGGTTCGCCCGGCTCGCCCTTCCGGTGGCGCGGTGTCTCCGTGCACGCCGTCGGCGCCACCAAGGTGCGTGCGTTCACCACCGGCTCGTCGGTCGAACTCACCGACTCGGCCGGGCTGCCGGTGGCCACGGTGGAATCCGTGGAGTTCCGGGACGAGGACGCCGCGGATCCCGTCGTGGCCGGGGTTCGCGTCGCGGATGCGCTGTTCCGGCTCAACTGGGTCGAACACCGTCCCGCCGCCACCTTCGGCACGACGGTCGGCGTGCTCGGCGAACCCGATCCGGCGTTGGCTGGCGCCTTCGCCGCGGCCGGGATCGAGGTACGCCGGCACGCGGACGGCACCGACTCGCCGGACGTGGTTTTCTTGGCCTGCCCGGATTTCCGCGACGCGCCGGAGGTGCCCGCGATGGTGCGCGCCGCGGCGGGCGCGGCGCTCGCCTCGGCACAGGACTGGCAGGCGCGGGCCCAGCTCGTGTTCGTAACCCGCGGCGCGGTGGCCACGTCGCCGGGCGAGGACGTGCCGAACCTGCCAGGGGCGGCGGTGTGGGGCCTCGTGCGGTCGGCGCGGGCGGAGAACCCGGGGCAGTTCGCGTTGCTCGACGTGGACGACGGCGAACTGCCCGTCGCCGGGGTGCTGTCGGCCCTCGCCGCGGGGGAGTGGCAGCTGGCGGCCAGGGCGGGTGCGGTGCTGCTGCCCCGGATCGCCCGAGCCGAGGTGCCCGCCGAACCGGCGGGCTGGGACGCGACCGGAACGACGCTGATCACCGGAGGCACCGGCGCGCTCGGTGCCGCGGTGGCGCGGCACCTGGTGAGACGGCACGGGGTGCGGCACCTGGTGCTGACGAGCCGCCGTGGCCCGGCGGCTCCGGGTGCGGCCGAGCTGAGGGACGAGTTGCGCGAACTCGGCGCGACGGTCGACGTGATCGCCTGCGACGTCGGAGTCCGCGACGAGGTGGCTGCGCTGGTGGCCGAGTACCCGCCGACGGCGGTCGTGCACGCCGCGGGCGTGCTCGACGACGGCGTGCTCTCCGCGCTGACACCGGAGCGGATGGACGCGGTGCTGCTGGCGAAGGCGGTCGGCGCCTGGCACCTGCACGAGCTCACCAGGCATCTCGACCTGACCGAGTTCGTGCTGTTCTCGTCGG is part of the Amycolatopsis sp. CA-230715 genome and encodes:
- a CDS encoding glycosyltransferase, translating into MAEIMIISRRGPILFASEAHAGPITPLLAIAGELGSRGGAGLWFASTDDREADVERLPGVGFASLGEPRPDLSPANWDDATYNRVNSASRLGSFAAFLRQFFDPAHVLGMYQRALALIDEIEPSLMVIDSNCVGAMDAAMTRGVPYVMNSAPHVSHLYPERLPRHFPAVHSGLPLPMTPGQRLVNSTFKVLRLGVLLNPATIGDSVRYVRRRRALGLRNPSGLSSRFADSAAAVIGNTLFGIEYPFPVPDNVRMLGPMVPSGGAGLASHPGLAGWLAERSPVVYVGFGTTMRLSPAGLAKVLGTMAAFRGRYRFLWSLNAAQQSLLPEAPPDNVRLATWVPQTEVLAHPNVMAFWTHGGYGANHGLHFGKPLLVTPDSWETRDFGVRFANSGAALLVDNIRRVPPAELTARLDRLLTEDGFRSRAEYWQRRFEAAGGVTAAADLVLEHA